In a genomic window of Numenius arquata chromosome 5, bNumArq3.hap1.1, whole genome shotgun sequence:
- the APELA gene encoding apelin receptor early endogenous ligand: protein MRLQLLLCIVFFLLASLLPAGGQRPANLALRRKLHRHGCSHRRCMPLHSRVPFP from the exons ATGAGACTCCAACTGCTCCTTTGTATCGTGTTTTTCCTCCTGGCGAGCCTCCTCCCTGCCGGCGGGCAGAGGCCGG ccAACCTGGCTCTGCGCAGGAAGCTCCACCGGCACGGCTGCTCCCACCGGCGCTGCATGCCGCTCCACTCCCGAGTGCCCTTCCCCTGA